CGGGACTGTATGAACCTACTGCGGGTGAGATCAGATTTTCAGGGCAGGTTTTAAAGAAGATGCGCCCGTTTCAGGTTACTGCCTTGGGCATCGGGCGAACCTTTCAAAATATTCGCCTCTTTAGCAGTATGACGGTGCTGGAGAATGTGATGGTTGGGCAGTATTGCCGTACTCAAACCGGCTTACTGGGAGCGATCTTTTCACCGCCAAAAGTTAAGGCCGAGGAAAACGCTGTACGGGAAAAAGCATTGGAACTGCTTGACTTTGTTGGTCTGGAGAATAAGAAAGATGAAATAGCTACCAGTTTGCCTTACGGAGATCAACGGCGGGTAGAAATTGTCAGGGCCTTGGCTACTGACCCCAAGCTGCTTTTGTTGGATGAGCCTGCGGCAGGGATGAACACGCAGGAAAAGAAAGAAATGCAAGCCCTCATCAGGAAAATTCAAAAGAGGGGGCTGACCGTACTTTTGATCGAGCATGATATGAAACTGGTGATGGGGATTTCTGACCGGGTGGTAGTGCTGGATTACGGCAACAAGATTGCAGACGGTCTCCCCCAGGAAATACAGCGCAATGAAAGGGTAATTAGAGCTTACCTGGGCAGGGGAGGTGCTGCTTAATGCTGAAAGTCCAAAACCTCAACACTTATTATGGCAGTATTCATGCTCTAAAAGGCATTTCCTTTGAAGTAAAAGAAGGACAGATCGTTACTCTGATCGGAAGCAATGGTGCCGGGAAGACTACCACCTTAAAAGCTATTTCCGGGCTGGTTAAAGTGCAACAGGGGAGCATTGTTTTTCAAGGGCAAGAAATCTCGGGCGCACCTTCGGAACGGATAGTGGCCATGGGCATTAGCCAGGTGCCGGAAGGAAGACGTATTTTTGTACGTTTAAATGTTCAAGAGAATTTGCTGATGGGGGCTTATCTGCGCAATGACAAACAAGGTATAGCCGCAGACCTTGAATACGTCTATAACCTTTTTCCCAGGTTGAAAGAACGTGCTAAACAGATGGGAGGAACTTTAAGCGGCGGGGAGCAGCAGATGCTTGCCATTGGCCGCGCTTTAATGGCCCGACCCAAGCTGTTAATGCTCGACGAGCCTTCCATGGGTTTGGCGCCAATTGTAGTTGAAGAGATTTTCCAATGCATCAAAGATTTAAACAGCAAAGGGTTAACAGTACTGTTGGTTGAGCAGAATGCCAATATTGCTCTTGAAATCGCCCATACCGGTTATGTGATTGAAACCGGTGAAATCGCCTTTTCGGGAGCAGGACATGAGCTATTGCAAGATGATAGAGTGCGTAAAGCATATTTAGGTGAAGAATAAAAGGAGGTTATTAGCAATGAAAAAATATATTCATGCAGTGCCTAACTTTAGCGAAGGGCGTCGCTTAGAAGTGATAGAAGCGGTAGTAGATAATTTCCGCAACCGGCCTGGGGTTAAACTGATGGGATATTTCCCCGATGCTGATTTTAACAGGACTGTAATCGAGGCTATAGGTGAGCCGGAACCCATGCTGGAGGCTTTGCTTGACATGACAGCCACTTCAGTCAAGTTGATCAATATGGAGGAGCAAACGGGCAATCACCCCCGCATTGGGGCGCAAGATACAATCCCCATCTTCCCCCTCAAAAACATTACTCTTGAGGAGTGTAAAGAGCTGGCGGAAACAATAGGACGTCAGATATATGAAAAACTTAATGTTCCGGTATATTTTTCGGGAGAGAACGCCCGGACTCCCGAGCGCAAAAGCTTGGACTATATTAGGAAAGGCCAGTACGAGGGATTGAAATTAGTAGCCCATACACCGGAAAGGTCACCGGATATTGGCCCGGCGGCATTGCACCCCACGGCCGGAGCAGTAATTGTCAGTGCGGGAACCAGGCCACTGGTTGCTTTTAACGTGATCCTGGGAACCGACCGGTTGGAAATAGCAAAGGCCATCGCCAAAATTGTGCGTGGGCCCAGCGGCGGTTTTTCCACAGTGCGGGCAGTAGGACTTAAGTTTGAAGAGAGGAACCAGGTAGTTGTTTCCATGAACATGTTTGATTACGAGCAGACCCCTATCTACCGTACTTATGAATTAGTTAAAATGGAGGCGGCCCGGTACGGTGTGCCTGTAGTAGGAACAGAGATTGTAGGTACTCTGCCCCAGGAAGCTTTAGTGATAGTGGCCGAACATTACTTGCAACTTGAAAACTTCAAACGGGAGCAAATTATCGATAACCATCTAATCGGTCTATAGGAGGCATACAGGTGGAACTAGTCAAAATGTCTGTGGAAGAGTTTTTGGCAGAGCTGGCTTCAGAGTCTCCCGCG
This region of Zhaonella formicivorans genomic DNA includes:
- a CDS encoding ABC transporter ATP-binding protein → MHILETKGVTKSFGGLVAVNNVDFHITCGEIVGLIGPNGAGKTTFFNLITGLYEPTAGEIRFSGQVLKKMRPFQVTALGIGRTFQNIRLFSSMTVLENVMVGQYCRTQTGLLGAIFSPPKVKAEENAVREKALELLDFVGLENKKDEIATSLPYGDQRRVEIVRALATDPKLLLLDEPAAGMNTQEKKEMQALIRKIQKRGLTVLLIEHDMKLVMGISDRVVVLDYGNKIADGLPQEIQRNERVIRAYLGRGGAA
- a CDS encoding ABC transporter ATP-binding protein, with the translated sequence MLKVQNLNTYYGSIHALKGISFEVKEGQIVTLIGSNGAGKTTTLKAISGLVKVQQGSIVFQGQEISGAPSERIVAMGISQVPEGRRIFVRLNVQENLLMGAYLRNDKQGIAADLEYVYNLFPRLKERAKQMGGTLSGGEQQMLAIGRALMARPKLLMLDEPSMGLAPIVVEEIFQCIKDLNSKGLTVLLVEQNANIALEIAHTGYVIETGEIAFSGAGHELLQDDRVRKAYLGEE
- the ftcD gene encoding glutamate formimidoyltransferase encodes the protein MKKYIHAVPNFSEGRRLEVIEAVVDNFRNRPGVKLMGYFPDADFNRTVIEAIGEPEPMLEALLDMTATSVKLINMEEQTGNHPRIGAQDTIPIFPLKNITLEECKELAETIGRQIYEKLNVPVYFSGENARTPERKSLDYIRKGQYEGLKLVAHTPERSPDIGPAALHPTAGAVIVSAGTRPLVAFNVILGTDRLEIAKAIAKIVRGPSGGFSTVRAVGLKFEERNQVVVSMNMFDYEQTPIYRTYELVKMEAARYGVPVVGTEIVGTLPQEALVIVAEHYLQLENFKREQIIDNHLIGL